A single window of Candidatus Methylomirabilota bacterium DNA harbors:
- a CDS encoding cysteine desulfurase family protein: MSRRVYLDHNASTPVHPDVVAAMLPYFTERFGNPSSVHAFGREARDAVDGARERIAGFLGATPEEIVFTSGGTESDNLGIKGLALAGPRGHLITTQIEHHAVLRTCQALEADGFAVTYLPVDQNGLVDPDDVKRAIRPDTVAISVMHANSEIGTVQPIAAIGAIARERGVAVHVDAVQTFGKIPVDPDEAGIDVMSVSSHKIYGPKGVGALYIRRGMRMVAIQHGGEHERRRRAGTENVPAIVGFGRAVEIRARTMQVEAERLRPLRDRLGDGVRARVDDVRLSGHAVERLPGTVNLAFRQVESESIVLGLDLKGVAVSAGSACMSGHVEPSHVLTALGLPRPWAMGAVRFSLGSATTAEDVDFVIECIDSVVGKLRRVRPTGTV, from the coding sequence ATGAGCCGCCGCGTGTACCTCGACCACAACGCGTCGACCCCGGTCCACCCGGACGTCGTGGCCGCGATGCTGCCGTATTTCACCGAGCGCTTCGGCAACCCCTCCAGCGTCCACGCCTTCGGTCGTGAGGCCCGGGACGCCGTCGACGGGGCCCGAGAGCGGATCGCGGGCTTTCTGGGCGCGACGCCCGAGGAGATCGTCTTCACGTCGGGCGGTACGGAGTCGGACAACCTGGGCATCAAGGGCCTGGCCCTGGCCGGTCCCCGGGGCCATCTCATCACCACGCAGATCGAGCACCACGCGGTGCTGCGCACCTGCCAGGCCCTGGAGGCCGACGGATTCGCCGTGACGTACCTGCCGGTGGACCAGAATGGCCTGGTCGATCCCGACGACGTCAAACGGGCGATCCGGCCCGACACCGTCGCCATCAGCGTCATGCACGCCAACAGCGAGATCGGCACCGTGCAGCCGATCGCGGCCATCGGCGCGATCGCCCGTGAGCGCGGCGTCGCCGTCCACGTCGACGCCGTCCAGACCTTCGGGAAGATTCCCGTGGACCCGGACGAAGCGGGCATCGACGTGATGTCGGTCTCCTCGCACAAGATCTACGGCCCCAAGGGAGTGGGGGCCCTCTACATTCGCCGCGGGATGCGCATGGTGGCGATCCAGCATGGCGGCGAGCACGAGCGGCGGCGCCGGGCCGGTACGGAGAACGTGCCGGCCATCGTGGGCTTCGGCAGAGCCGTGGAGATCCGGGCTCGGACGATGCAGGTGGAGGCCGAGCGGCTGCGGCCCCTGCGCGACCGGCTCGGCGATGGCGTCCGGGCCCGCGTCGATGACGTCCGCCTCAGCGGGCACGCCGTCGAGCGGCTGCCGGGCACGGTGAATCTCGCCTTCCGCCAAGTGGAGTCGGAGTCCATCGTCCTCGGTCTCGACCTCAAGGGCGTCGCCGTGTCGGCCGGCTCGGCGTGCATGTCGGGCCATGTGGAGCCGTCCCATGTGCTGACCGCGCTGGGCCTGCCGCGGCCCTGGGCGATGGGAGCCGTGCGGTTCTCGCTGGGCTCGGCGACCACGGCCGAGGATGTCGACTTCGTGATCGAGTGCATCGACAGCGTCGTGGGCAAGCTCCGGCGGGTCAGGCCCACGGGGACGGTATGA
- a CDS encoding tetratricopeptide repeat protein, with amino-acid sequence MVRDLRHRFALLTVVLTVLVMQQPAGAAPAVKTHVVLVVPFDAAAAGPDWSWTGQGVAEVLRLGLTQHAGVVQIDPARLKAFGQPEAWGEGAVGQAARSLGADMALFGTVVRVGSDLTVNARLLNVKAAGGDALGLEPLTVPADELATRLPALVIAYIRTMKVTLSEADTARIEKATRPTTSVRALELYSRSQQAAARGGQEGNESAADLLARAIEADPNFVVAQYSLGRVHQALGNRWKAAAQYRAATQLDATYPEPYKALGDLLLSAPRRLFDQAVEAYQKAIERRPFYAEAHVGLGDALAAKGDVDGAINAYQRALTFNAVSPRVHVSLGKIYHSEKGLYYESVNAYKRAIELDPRSVEARMGLGEVYEEKGLYKEAIEEYGRVIEAEPAHAEALYNLALVYEKVDPREAIAQWERYIALASQIPAQKDWVDVARQHLRKLKSQLKD; translated from the coding sequence ATGGTACGTGACCTCCGGCACCGGTTCGCACTCTTGACTGTCGTGCTGACGGTCCTGGTAATGCAGCAGCCGGCCGGGGCCGCCCCCGCGGTCAAGACGCACGTCGTGCTCGTGGTTCCGTTCGACGCGGCGGCCGCCGGGCCGGACTGGTCCTGGACGGGGCAGGGAGTGGCCGAGGTACTACGCCTGGGGCTGACCCAGCACGCGGGGGTCGTCCAGATCGACCCGGCCCGGCTCAAGGCATTCGGGCAGCCGGAGGCCTGGGGCGAGGGTGCCGTGGGCCAGGCCGCCCGCTCTCTAGGCGCCGACATGGCCCTGTTCGGAACAGTGGTCCGGGTCGGCTCCGACCTCACCGTGAACGCCCGGCTGCTCAACGTGAAGGCCGCCGGAGGCGACGCGCTGGGGCTGGAACCCTTGACTGTTCCTGCCGATGAGCTGGCCACCCGGTTGCCGGCCCTCGTCATTGCCTACATCCGAACCATGAAGGTGACGCTGAGCGAGGCCGACACGGCCCGCATCGAGAAGGCGACACGCCCCACCACATCGGTCCGCGCGCTGGAGCTGTACTCGCGGAGCCAGCAGGCGGCCGCTCGCGGCGGTCAAGAAGGCAACGAGAGCGCGGCCGATCTTCTGGCGCGGGCCATCGAGGCCGACCCCAACTTCGTGGTGGCGCAGTACTCGCTGGGGCGGGTGCATCAAGCCCTCGGCAACCGCTGGAAGGCGGCCGCCCAGTACCGGGCGGCCACACAGCTCGACGCGACGTATCCCGAGCCCTACAAGGCGTTGGGAGATCTGCTCCTGTCCGCGCCCCGGCGGCTGTTCGACCAGGCGGTGGAGGCGTATCAGAAGGCCATCGAGCGCCGTCCGTTCTACGCCGAGGCGCATGTCGGACTGGGCGACGCGCTCGCCGCCAAAGGGGACGTGGACGGCGCCATCAACGCGTATCAGCGGGCCCTGACCTTCAACGCGGTCAGTCCCCGCGTCCACGTGAGCCTCGGGAAGATCTATCACAGCGAAAAGGGTCTCTACTATGAATCGGTGAACGCCTACAAGCGCGCGATCGAGCTGGACCCGCGGTCCGTCGAGGCGCGGATGGGGCTGGGCGAGGTCTACGAGGAGAAAGGACTGTACAAGGAGGCCATCGAGGAGTACGGGCGGGTGATCGAGGCCGAGCCCGCGCACGCGGAGGCGCTCTACAACCTGGCCCTCGTCTACGAGAAGGTGGATCCGCGGGAAGCGATCGCCCAGTGGGAGCGCTACATCGCATTGGCCTCACAGATCCCCGCCCAGAAGGACTGGGTCGATGTCGCTCGTCAGCACCTTCGCAAGCTGAAGAGCCAGCTCAAGGACTAG
- a CDS encoding IscS subfamily cysteine desulfurase — protein sequence MALKFPIFLDAQSTTPCDPRVVEAMMPYFTEKFGHPASRSHAFGWEAEAACDAARASIARLIGARDAKEVVFTSGGTESINLALKGVAEMYREKGSHIVTTAIEQRAGLDTCKRLERQGFQVTYVPVRPNGLVDVADIARALTDKTILISAMFANNEIGTIQDVAAIGKLAKERAVLFHTDATQAVGKIPIDVEAMGIDLLSCTAHLLYGPKGVGALYVRRKAPRVRLAALFDGGGHERGMRPGTLPVPLCVGFGKAAEICQEVMPAESERLRTLRDRLQDLILSNVDEAYLNGDPDRRLPHNVNVSFAYVEGESVLMGLNKETALSSGSACTSATLEPSYVIAALGASAELAHSSIRFSLHRFSTEEEIDWVGRRTVDVVKRLRDMSPLYELAREGIDLKSIQWKAD from the coding sequence ATGGCCCTGAAGTTCCCCATCTTTCTGGACGCCCAGTCGACCACCCCCTGCGACCCGCGCGTGGTCGAGGCTATGATGCCCTACTTCACCGAGAAGTTCGGGCATCCGGCCAGCCGCAGCCACGCCTTCGGCTGGGAAGCGGAGGCCGCCTGCGACGCGGCCCGCGCCAGCATCGCCCGGCTGATCGGCGCCCGCGACGCCAAGGAGGTCGTGTTCACCTCGGGCGGCACGGAGTCGATCAATCTCGCCCTCAAAGGTGTGGCCGAGATGTACCGGGAGAAGGGCAGCCACATCGTCACCACCGCGATCGAGCAGCGGGCCGGGCTCGACACCTGCAAGCGCCTGGAGCGGCAGGGCTTCCAGGTGACGTACGTGCCCGTGCGGCCCAACGGGCTGGTCGACGTCGCGGACATCGCCCGAGCCCTCACCGACAAGACGATTCTCATCTCGGCGATGTTCGCCAACAACGAGATCGGCACCATCCAGGACGTGGCGGCCATCGGGAAGCTCGCCAAGGAGCGGGCTGTCCTCTTCCACACCGACGCCACCCAGGCGGTCGGCAAGATCCCCATCGACGTGGAGGCGATGGGGATCGACCTGCTGTCGTGTACCGCGCATCTGCTGTACGGACCCAAAGGGGTGGGCGCGCTCTACGTCCGTCGCAAGGCGCCCCGGGTTCGCCTGGCCGCACTGTTCGACGGTGGCGGCCACGAGCGCGGGATGCGCCCCGGCACGCTTCCGGTTCCGCTCTGCGTGGGGTTCGGCAAAGCGGCTGAGATCTGCCAGGAGGTCATGCCGGCCGAGAGCGAGCGGCTGCGGACGTTGCGTGACCGGCTGCAAGATCTCATCCTCTCCAATGTCGACGAGGCGTACCTCAACGGCGACCCCGACCGCCGGCTGCCTCACAACGTGAACGTCTCGTTCGCGTACGTGGAGGGGGAATCGGTGCTGATGGGCTTGAACAAAGAGACCGCGCTCAGCTCTGGCTCGGCGTGCACGTCGGCGACGCTGGAGCCGTCGTACGTGATCGCCGCCCTGGGCGCCAGCGCCGAGCTCGCCCACTCGTCGATCCGGTTCAGTCTCCACCGGTTCAGCACCGAGGAGGAGATCGACTGGGTCGGGCGGCGGACGGTCGACGTCGTCAAACGGCTGCGCGACATGTCGCCGCTCTACGAGCTGGCCAGGGAAGGGATCGATCTGAAGTCCATCCAGTGGAAGGCCGATTAG
- a CDS encoding iron-sulfur cluster assembly scaffold protein codes for MRYSATVIDHFLNPRNAGLMRQPDAVGEGEYAGCGDLARFFLRVRAGRATELRFQAYGCGPTIAAASVASERMAGRAVEDLLHVKAQEIEQALDGLPEDRRHAADVVAQALQAAAHDWRRREDHRV; via the coding sequence ATGAGGTACAGTGCGACGGTGATCGATCACTTTCTGAACCCACGCAACGCCGGGCTTATGCGTCAGCCCGACGCGGTGGGCGAGGGCGAGTACGCGGGGTGCGGCGACCTCGCGCGGTTCTTCCTCCGGGTGCGGGCCGGCCGGGCCACCGAGTTGCGCTTCCAGGCCTACGGTTGCGGCCCCACCATCGCCGCGGCCAGCGTGGCCAGCGAGCGGATGGCCGGGCGCGCGGTCGAGGATCTGCTGCACGTCAAGGCCCAGGAGATCGAGCAGGCGCTGGACGGCCTGCCTGAGGATCGCCGGCACGCGGCCGACGTGGTGGCGCAGGCGCTGCAGGCCGCCGCTCACGACTGGCGCCGGCGGGAGGACCACCGTGTTTGA
- a CDS encoding galactose-1-phosphate uridylyltransferase, producing MDELRKDPTRGRWVLVRPKPRLEADGECPYCPGNEGPTTEIAAYRDNGAPPGGPGWTVRVVPAADPYFRIERELIREGVGMFDMITPRGAGELILESPRHDDTLATMDPSQIEAVLWMYRDRILDLKRDSQIRDILVLRHHKKVGVPPHHPYSRVTAIPIVFDETRRELREAREYYQYKRRCLYCDMVRQEIAAEERVIKMTPAFVVLVPYAARASLETWILPRRHACTYEEAVTPQTAGDLALLLSQYFRTLAKSFGDPGYEMVLHNAPNLKSRILQGDWATIRDDYHWHIEVVANPERTNRVGGIFVNEKPPEATAAELREAWEG from the coding sequence GTGGACGAGCTGAGAAAGGATCCGACACGCGGGCGCTGGGTGCTGGTCAGGCCCAAGCCGCGGCTCGAAGCAGACGGAGAGTGTCCCTACTGTCCGGGCAACGAAGGCCCGACGACGGAGATCGCCGCCTACCGCGACAATGGCGCCCCCCCGGGCGGGCCCGGCTGGACGGTGAGGGTCGTGCCCGCCGCCGATCCCTACTTCCGTATCGAGCGAGAGCTCATCCGCGAGGGTGTCGGCATGTTCGACATGATCACGCCCCGGGGCGCGGGCGAGCTCATTCTGGAGTCCCCCCGTCACGACGACACCCTGGCCACGATGGACCCGAGCCAGATCGAGGCGGTCCTGTGGATGTACCGCGACCGGATCCTCGATCTCAAGCGGGATAGCCAGATCCGCGACATCCTGGTGCTGCGACACCACAAGAAGGTCGGTGTCCCGCCGCATCATCCCTACTCCCGGGTGACCGCTATTCCGATCGTCTTCGACGAGACCCGGCGCGAGCTGCGAGAGGCCCGCGAATACTACCAGTACAAGCGCCGCTGCCTCTACTGCGACATGGTGCGTCAGGAGATCGCCGCCGAGGAGCGGGTGATCAAAATGACGCCAGCTTTCGTCGTTCTGGTTCCATACGCCGCCCGGGCCTCGCTGGAGACCTGGATCCTCCCACGGCGGCACGCCTGCACGTACGAGGAGGCCGTTACACCGCAGACGGCCGGTGATCTGGCCCTCCTGCTGTCCCAGTACTTCCGGACACTGGCCAAGAGTTTCGGCGACCCCGGGTACGAGATGGTCCTGCACAACGCCCCGAATCTGAAGTCCCGGATCCTGCAGGGCGATTGGGCCACCATCCGGGACGACTACCACTGGCACATCGAGGTCGTCGCCAATCCTGAGCGGACGAACCGGGTCGGTGGCATCTTCGTGAACGAGAAGCCCCCGGAGGCGACCGCGGCCGAGCTCAGGGAGGCCTGGGAAGGCTAA
- a CDS encoding 2Fe-2S iron-sulfur cluster-binding protein has translation MAVHRVTFLPLNVTVEVDDAKYPLADHGKPGSLLGVALAHHIGLEHNCGGNCACTTCHVIVREGDKNLSEMEADEEDRLDTATGLTIHSRLGCQAVVQGDVVVEIPS, from the coding sequence ATGGCCGTGCATCGCGTGACCTTCTTGCCCCTGAACGTCACCGTCGAGGTCGACGACGCGAAGTACCCCCTGGCCGATCACGGCAAGCCGGGGTCGCTCCTGGGCGTCGCCCTCGCCCACCACATCGGCCTCGAGCACAACTGTGGGGGCAACTGCGCCTGCACGACGTGCCACGTGATCGTGAGGGAGGGCGACAAGAACCTCTCGGAGATGGAGGCGGACGAGGAGGATCGCCTGGACACGGCGACAGGGCTCACGATCCACTCGCGCCTGGGCTGCCAGGCGGTGGTGCAGGGAGACGTGGTGGTGGAGATTCCGAGTTGA
- the iscX gene encoding Fe-S cluster assembly protein IscX, which translates to MTLKLTWRDAEELGIALSERFPDTDPLAVRFTDLHRWVTELPGFTDDPKVSTEAALEKIQMAWLEEYRNR; encoded by the coding sequence TTGACGCTGAAGCTGACGTGGCGGGACGCGGAGGAGCTCGGGATCGCCTTGTCCGAGCGCTTCCCCGACACCGATCCGCTGGCGGTGCGGTTCACCGACCTCCACCGCTGGGTGACCGAGCTGCCCGGATTCACCGACGATCCCAAGGTGTCTACCGAGGCCGCCCTCGAGAAGATCCAGATGGCGTGGCTGGAGGAGTACCGGAACCGATGA
- a CDS encoding iron-sulfur cluster assembly accessory protein, translated as MAVSLTETAVQQVRELKRAQSLGDEVFLRMGVRGGGCSGMSYALEFDTEKTAHDREFVVDGITVVVDKKSYLYLNGTTLDYVKQGLTGGFAFVNPNAKSTCGCGSSFSG; from the coding sequence ATGGCGGTGTCACTGACGGAAACGGCCGTGCAGCAGGTGCGGGAGCTCAAGCGGGCCCAGAGCCTGGGCGACGAGGTCTTTCTCAGGATGGGGGTCCGGGGCGGTGGCTGCTCGGGGATGTCGTATGCCCTGGAGTTCGACACCGAGAAGACCGCCCACGACCGGGAGTTCGTCGTGGACGGGATCACCGTCGTCGTCGACAAGAAGAGCTATCTGTACTTGAACGGGACCACGCTGGACTACGTCAAGCAGGGGCTCACCGGCGGCTTCGCGTTCGTGAACCCGAACGCGAAATCGACCTGTGGCTGTGGGTCGTCGTTCTCGGGGTAG
- a CDS encoding Rrf2 family transcriptional regulator: MLRFTKRADYGLMAIHYIAVHEDGGAVSAKRIAEEFGIPPELLAKILQRLARERLIVSQNGPKGGYVLARRPSEVTIGQVVRALEGPINIVSCLEDADCPQMERCNLRRPVQKIQAAITQLLDTMSLAELVGEDVPTLLAIKG; encoded by the coding sequence ATGCTTCGGTTCACCAAGCGCGCCGACTACGGCCTGATGGCGATCCACTACATCGCTGTCCACGAGGACGGCGGCGCGGTCAGCGCCAAGCGTATCGCCGAGGAGTTCGGGATCCCGCCGGAGCTGCTGGCCAAGATTCTCCAGCGGCTGGCGCGTGAGCGGTTGATCGTCAGCCAGAACGGTCCCAAGGGCGGCTACGTTCTGGCGCGCCGGCCGAGCGAGGTCACGATCGGGCAGGTGGTCAGGGCGCTGGAAGGCCCGATCAACATCGTCAGCTGCCTGGAGGACGCCGATTGCCCGCAGATGGAGCGCTGCAACCTGCGGCGCCCGGTCCAGAAGATCCAGGCGGCCATCACCCAGCTGCTGGATACCATGAGCCTGGCCGAGCTGGTCGGCGAGGACGTGCCAACGCTGCTTGCCATCAAGGGATGA
- the iscU gene encoding Fe-S cluster assembly scaffold IscU — MAYSEKVVDHYNNPRNVGSFAKDMPNVGTGLVGAPECGDVMKLQIKVNPTTGVIEDARFKTFGCGSAIASSSLATEWLKGKTLDEAAKIRNTEIVNELKLPPVKIHCSVLAEDAIKAALADYQARHSAVTAAT; from the coding sequence ATGGCCTACAGCGAGAAGGTCGTCGACCACTACAACAACCCGCGGAACGTCGGGTCCTTCGCCAAGGACATGCCGAACGTGGGGACCGGGCTCGTAGGGGCTCCGGAGTGCGGCGACGTCATGAAGCTCCAGATCAAGGTGAACCCCACAACCGGTGTCATCGAGGACGCCAGGTTCAAGACCTTCGGGTGCGGCAGCGCCATCGCGTCCTCGAGCCTCGCCACTGAGTGGTTGAAGGGCAAGACGCTGGACGAAGCGGCCAAGATCCGGAACACGGAGATCGTGAACGAGCTCAAGCTGCCGCCCGTCAAGATCCACTGTTCGGTGCTGGCCGAGGACGCGATCAAGGCCGCGCTGGCCGACTATCAGGCCAGGCACAGCGCCGTGACGGCGGCAACGTAG
- the hscB gene encoding Fe-S protein assembly co-chaperone HscB has translation MTDYFQVFGLPRRLGVDAEALQRRFYELSRRYHPDFHGSAAPEDQARVLETSARLNAAYRVLRDPMARIEYLVQLEDGRETGDGGAAQPAAPPELLGEMFEIQEALAEARAGQLDAAARRALREQRERLIARRRDEEVRLSGPLTAAWDTAVPGERPALLEQLKRGLAVRAYLKTVIDDLGETLREAEAV, from the coding sequence ATGACAGACTACTTCCAGGTCTTCGGGCTACCCCGCCGCCTGGGGGTCGACGCCGAAGCGCTACAGCGGCGGTTCTACGAGCTGTCACGCCGTTACCATCCCGATTTCCACGGCTCCGCTGCCCCCGAAGACCAGGCCCGCGTGCTGGAGACGTCGGCGCGACTGAACGCCGCGTATCGGGTCTTGCGCGACCCCATGGCGCGCATCGAATACCTGGTGCAGCTCGAAGACGGCCGCGAGACCGGTGATGGCGGCGCCGCGCAGCCGGCGGCGCCCCCGGAGTTGCTCGGCGAGATGTTCGAGATCCAGGAAGCGCTGGCCGAGGCGCGGGCCGGCCAGCTCGACGCGGCCGCACGCCGCGCGCTCCGCGAGCAGCGCGAACGGCTGATCGCCCGGCGCCGGGACGAGGAGGTCCGGCTCAGCGGCCCCTTGACCGCGGCCTGGGACACCGCCGTTCCGGGTGAACGGCCCGCCCTGCTCGAGCAGCTCAAGCGGGGACTGGCCGTGCGCGCGTACCTCAAGACGGTCATCGACGATCTCGGCGAGACCCTGCGCGAAGCCGAGGCGGTCTAG
- a CDS encoding DsrE family protein has product MAPARRKLGLLLSTGPEHPNVETALGLAAAALDNGTDLYMYLIDDGVRVVSDVRIRALPARGAKLFVCAYGCQKRRIALQESSDLTYCGLVVLTDIINATDRFIALN; this is encoded by the coding sequence ATGGCACCGGCCCGGAGGAAGCTCGGCCTGCTGCTCTCGACCGGCCCCGAACACCCCAACGTGGAGACGGCGCTCGGGCTCGCCGCCGCCGCGCTGGACAACGGCACCGACCTCTACATGTACCTCATCGACGACGGCGTTCGCGTGGTGAGCGACGTCCGGATCCGCGCCCTGCCGGCGCGGGGAGCCAAGCTCTTCGTGTGCGCCTATGGCTGCCAGAAACGTCGCATCGCCCTCCAGGAATCTTCGGACCTGACCTACTGTGGCCTGGTCGTCCTGACCGACATCATCAACGCGACCGATCGATTCATCGCGCTGAACTGA
- the dnaK gene encoding molecular chaperone DnaK, translating to MERIVGIDLGTTNSLIAYVDDGGGGLPRVIADTEGRPLLPSIVAFTPAGIVVGDAARRYLVRRPDATVYSVKRLMGRGYDDVKDELGYFPFAVQPSDGIVRLAVGDRLVTPPEVSAIILRSLKERAEAHFGEPVHKAVITVPAYFNDSQRAATRDAGRIAGLDVVRILNEPTAASLAYGLHHLPDGVIAVYDLGGGTFDISILRVKDGIFEVLATNGNTRLGGDDFDRALVAWLLDDLRRRHGVDVAGDAQAIQELRLGAEAAKVRLSTEERTTLTIPFDDLTYRVEIKRTEVERLLEPLVALTLEPCRLALSDAGLPPAQIDEVVLVGGSTRVPLVRRRVEELFGRTPHSRLSPDEVVALGAAVQAHILAGGITSMLLLDVTPLSLGIETLGGIVSVLIPRNTTIPTSARELFTTSVDGQTVVDLHVVQGERELAGDCRSLARFELRGIDPMPAGMPKLEVTFLIDADGILRVTAKELRTGKAAAIDVKPTYGLSEADVERMVDESFQYAEADVETRMLIEVCNEADTVMTHVRRALKQGGHLATPTDVARITAALEALERARETADRDLIRARTGELNRVTEGLAQALMDAALRTALGTRRAAEILGTD from the coding sequence GTGGAGCGCATCGTCGGCATCGACCTGGGCACGACCAATAGCCTGATCGCCTACGTGGACGACGGTGGCGGTGGGCTGCCCCGGGTCATCGCCGATACCGAAGGCCGGCCCCTCTTGCCGTCGATCGTCGCCTTCACGCCGGCCGGCATCGTGGTCGGCGACGCCGCCAGGCGGTATCTGGTTCGCCGCCCCGACGCCACCGTCTACTCGGTGAAGCGCCTCATGGGGCGCGGCTACGACGATGTCAAGGACGAGCTCGGATACTTTCCGTTCGCCGTGCAGCCGTCCGACGGGATCGTCCGGCTCGCGGTCGGCGATCGCCTGGTCACGCCTCCCGAGGTGTCGGCCATCATCCTGCGGAGCCTCAAGGAGCGGGCGGAGGCCCACTTCGGTGAGCCCGTGCACAAGGCCGTGATCACGGTCCCCGCCTACTTCAACGACAGCCAGCGCGCGGCCACCCGGGACGCCGGACGGATCGCCGGCCTCGACGTGGTGCGCATCCTGAACGAGCCGACCGCCGCCTCCCTGGCCTACGGTCTGCACCACCTCCCGGACGGCGTCATCGCCGTCTACGACCTGGGCGGGGGGACCTTCGACATCTCCATTCTCCGCGTCAAGGACGGCATCTTCGAAGTGCTGGCGACCAATGGCAACACCCGCCTGGGCGGCGACGACTTCGACCGGGCCCTCGTGGCCTGGTTGCTCGACGATCTCCGGCGGCGTCACGGCGTCGACGTGGCCGGGGACGCCCAAGCGATCCAGGAGCTGCGGCTCGGCGCCGAGGCCGCCAAGGTGCGACTGTCGACCGAGGAGCGGACCACGCTCACCATTCCCTTCGACGACCTCACCTATCGGGTGGAGATCAAGCGGACCGAGGTGGAGCGGCTCCTCGAGCCGCTGGTCGCGCTCACGCTGGAGCCCTGCCGCCTGGCCCTGTCCGACGCCGGCCTGCCCCCCGCGCAGATCGACGAGGTCGTGCTGGTGGGCGGCTCCACGCGCGTGCCGCTGGTCCGGCGTCGCGTCGAGGAGCTGTTCGGCCGCACCCCGCATAGCCGGCTGAGCCCGGACGAGGTGGTGGCGCTGGGCGCGGCCGTGCAGGCCCATATCCTGGCCGGCGGCATCACCAGCATGCTGCTGCTCGACGTGACGCCCCTGTCGCTGGGGATCGAGACGTTGGGGGGGATCGTCAGCGTCCTCATTCCCCGCAACACCACCATCCCCACCAGTGCCCGCGAACTGTTCACGACGTCGGTGGACGGGCAGACGGTCGTCGACCTGCACGTGGTGCAGGGGGAGCGCGAGCTGGCCGGAGACTGTCGGTCCCTCGCCCGCTTCGAGCTCCGGGGGATCGACCCCATGCCGGCGGGGATGCCCAAGCTGGAGGTGACGTTCCTCATCGATGCCGACGGCATCCTCCGGGTCACGGCCAAGGAGTTGCGGACGGGGAAGGCGGCGGCCATCGACGTGAAGCCGACCTACGGGCTCAGCGAGGCCGACGTCGAACGCATGGTGGACGAGTCCTTCCAGTACGCCGAGGCCGACGTGGAGACCCGGATGCTGATCGAGGTCTGCAACGAGGCCGATACCGTCATGACGCACGTCCGCCGCGCCCTCAAGCAGGGCGGGCACCTGGCCACGCCCACCGACGTCGCCCGGATCACGGCCGCCCTCGAGGCGTTGGAACGGGCGCGGGAGACGGCCGATCGCGATCTGATCCGCGCCCGGACCGGCGAGCTGAATCGTGTGACCGAGGGCCTGGCCCAGGCGCTGATGGATGCGGCGCTCCGGACGGCCCTGGGAACCCGGCGGGCGGCGGAAATCCTGGGAACGGACTGA